From one Candidatus Methylomirabilis sp. genomic stretch:
- the metF gene encoding methylenetetrahydrofolate reductase [NAD(P)H]: MKIVDVYGIGKFGLSFEIFPPKTETGESQLFAALEALMAHRPSFVSCTYGAAGSTQDKTLELTTRIGKIFGVTTAAHRTCVGSTVEEIRQWLKEAVDLGIENIVALRGDPPKGQVEFKKSEGGLAYANELVTLIRQEFPHLSIAVAGYPETHQEAPSPAVDLANLKRKVKAGADAVLTQLFYDNRDFFEFRRRYEEAGITVPLIPGILPVVNLDQIQRITSMCGATIPVSFLAELEANRDDPDGQASVGVRYAIRQCRELLDAGIPGLHFYLLNKSEATFQILQALKLSR; this comes from the coding sequence ATGAAGATCGTCGACGTGTACGGTATAGGTAAATTCGGACTCTCCTTCGAGATATTCCCTCCCAAGACCGAGACCGGGGAGTCTCAGTTGTTCGCCGCCCTCGAGGCTCTTATGGCGCACCGCCCCTCCTTCGTGTCCTGCACCTATGGCGCCGCAGGATCGACTCAAGATAAAACCCTGGAGCTGACTACCAGGATCGGCAAGATATTCGGCGTGACCACCGCAGCCCACCGAACCTGTGTGGGATCGACCGTGGAGGAGATTCGGCAGTGGTTGAAGGAGGCCGTCGATCTTGGCATTGAGAACATTGTCGCCTTGCGCGGCGATCCCCCAAAGGGGCAGGTAGAGTTCAAGAAGTCCGAGGGCGGGCTTGCGTATGCCAATGAACTGGTGACGCTGATCCGGCAGGAGTTTCCCCACTTGAGTATTGCCGTCGCCGGCTATCCTGAAACACATCAGGAGGCGCCAAGTCCTGCCGTCGATCTGGCGAACCTGAAGCGGAAGGTGAAAGCGGGCGCCGACGCCGTGCTCACCCAACTCTTCTATGACAATCGCGATTTCTTCGAGTTTCGCCGGCGTTACGAAGAGGCCGGGATTACAGTGCCCCTGATTCCGGGTATCCTGCCGGTCGTCAACCTGGATCAGATTCAGCGTATCACATCCATGTGCGGGGCCACGATACCGGTATCGTTTCTTGCCGAGCTGGAAGCAAATCGGGATGATCCTGATGGGCAGGCGAGCGTGGGGGTGCGATACGCTATCCGGCAATGCCGCGAACTGCTTGATGCAGGTATCCCAGGCCTGCACTTTTACCTCCTCAATAAATCTGAAGCCACGTTCCAGATCCTGCAGGCATTGAAGCTATCCAGATAA
- the miaA gene encoding tRNA (adenosine(37)-N6)-dimethylallyltransferase MiaA — MPLIVLVGPTAVGKSSMALAVAERVGGEIIAADSMQVYRGLDIGTAKPSADEQRRVPHHLLDLVEPDQPFTAADYVRLASAAIADIRARGRLPIIVGGTGLYVRALFRGLVDGPGEMTPLRETLYQEAARVGSVTLHQRLEITDPEAAAAIHPNDLFRVVRALEVATVSGRPLSALRVEGRRNHKPVPGLVLKFGLERNRQELYRRIEARVEAMMTQGLLREVQDLLDRGYCPALKPLRAIGYRHIIGYLKGQIRLDDAVASLKRDTRRYAKRQLTWFRHEDGIEWLPVEGSMLSERVVHLLVERIEAAWSQSM, encoded by the coding sequence GTGCCGCTTATTGTGCTGGTGGGTCCGACTGCGGTCGGGAAGTCATCTATGGCTCTCGCCGTAGCGGAGAGGGTAGGGGGCGAGATCATCGCGGCCGACTCGATGCAGGTCTATCGCGGTCTTGACATCGGGACAGCGAAGCCAAGCGCTGACGAGCAACGGCGCGTGCCGCACCACCTCTTGGACCTTGTAGAGCCTGACCAGCCTTTCACGGCGGCCGATTATGTGAGACTGGCCTCTGCCGCCATTGCCGACATTCGCGCTCGTGGGCGCCTCCCAATCATAGTGGGGGGAACAGGTCTCTATGTTCGTGCGCTCTTCCGTGGCCTGGTTGACGGACCGGGCGAGATGACCCCACTCAGAGAGACACTGTACCAGGAGGCCGCACGGGTAGGTAGTGTGACCCTTCACCAGCGGCTCGAGATCACCGACCCCGAGGCGGCTGCCGCGATCCATCCCAACGACCTCTTTCGGGTCGTGCGCGCGCTCGAGGTGGCGACCGTCAGTGGTCGTCCCCTCTCTGCCCTCAGAGTAGAGGGGCGCCGCAATCACAAACCGGTCCCCGGACTTGTGCTGAAATTCGGGCTTGAACGGAATCGTCAGGAGCTGTATCGCCGGATTGAGGCGAGGGTAGAAGCGATGATGACCCAGGGATTGTTGCGTGAGGTCCAGGATCTGCTCGATCGTGGCTACTGCCCTGCACTCAAACCGCTGCGAGCCATCGGGTACCGTCATATAATCGGGTACCTGAAGGGACAGATCCGCCTTGATGACGCCGTCGCGTCTCTCAAGCGCGATACGCGGCGGTATGCGAAACGGCAGCTTACCTGGTTCCGTCACGAAGACGGGATTGAGTGGCTTCCTGTTGAAGGATCGATGCTGAGCGAGCGCGTGGTCCACTTGCTCGTCGAGCGAATCGAGGCGGCATGGTCACAATCGATGTAG
- the aroA gene encoding 3-phosphoshikimate 1-carboxyvinyltransferase, producing MRVNPVGSLKGELTLPGDKSITHRAIILGALADGVSEITGALQSDDCRHTAKALSMMGAAVEELGGDRLQIRGGGLHGLKEPEEVLDLGNSGTTMRLLAGVLAAQPFFSVLTGDQYLRARPMARVAVPLRSMGATILGREDGKFPPLAIMGTRLKAIDYVSPIASAQVKSAILLAGLFTEGETTLTEPSLSRDHTERMFEAVGLPIYRNGLSLRVAGIKRIPAFQVAIPGDFSAAAFFIVAALVIPGSELTLRGVGVNPTRTGLLDALQSMGAEIELSERRVISGEPVADLFVRSQTLHGTEVAGTLIPRMLDEIPIFAVAAALAEGATTIRNATELRVKEVDRLAALTKELRRFGVQIEERPDGLVLQGNSSLSGCHCDSWGDHRMAMALAVAGLAARGSTTISDSSCVSSSFPDFWTRLDAILPGAAVPLA from the coding sequence ATGCGGGTGAACCCTGTCGGCTCGCTGAAAGGTGAGCTAACCCTTCCAGGCGACAAATCGATCACCCATCGCGCGATCATCCTGGGCGCGCTGGCTGATGGGGTCAGCGAGATTACCGGCGCGCTTCAAAGCGATGACTGCCGTCATACCGCCAAGGCCTTGAGCATGATGGGCGCCGCAGTTGAAGAGTTGGGCGGCGATCGGCTGCAGATTCGGGGAGGCGGGCTGCACGGCCTGAAGGAACCGGAGGAGGTCCTGGATCTCGGGAATTCAGGGACGACCATGAGGCTCCTGGCGGGGGTACTGGCGGCGCAGCCCTTCTTTTCCGTGCTCACGGGCGACCAGTATCTGCGCGCACGGCCGATGGCCAGGGTGGCGGTACCCCTAAGGTCGATGGGGGCAACAATTCTGGGTCGTGAAGACGGCAAATTTCCTCCCCTTGCCATCATGGGAACGCGTCTGAAGGCGATCGACTATGTTAGTCCGATCGCCAGCGCCCAGGTGAAGTCTGCGATCCTGCTGGCCGGGCTCTTTACGGAAGGGGAGACGACACTTACAGAGCCGTCTCTCTCTCGCGATCATACGGAGCGGATGTTCGAAGCGGTCGGCCTACCGATCTACCGCAACGGCTTAAGCCTCCGAGTCGCCGGCATCAAGAGGATCCCGGCGTTTCAGGTCGCTATTCCCGGCGACTTTTCAGCCGCTGCGTTCTTTATCGTCGCGGCCCTGGTGATTCCTGGGTCAGAGCTGACATTGCGAGGGGTGGGCGTCAATCCGACTCGAACCGGGCTGTTAGATGCGCTGCAGTCGATGGGTGCGGAGATCGAGTTGAGCGAGCGGCGGGTCATCTCCGGTGAGCCGGTTGCCGACCTCTTCGTCAGAAGTCAAACACTGCACGGGACTGAGGTGGCTGGGACCCTGATCCCCCGGATGCTTGATGAGATCCCGATATTTGCTGTTGCTGCGGCGCTCGCCGAGGGCGCTACCACTATACGGAATGCGACCGAACTCCGGGTCAAGGAAGTAGACCGGCTTGCTGCCCTTACCAAAGAGCTTCGTCGATTTGGCGTTCAGATTGAAGAGCGCCCCGATGGCTTGGTCCTTCAGGGGAATTCTTCACTCTCCGGATGTCACTGCGACAGTTGGGGAGATCATCGGATGGCGATGGCCTTGGCCGTAGCGGGTCTGGCGGCAAGAGGGAGCACCACCATCTCCGATTCATCCTGTGTCAGCAGCTCATTCCCGGATTTCTGGACACGGCTGGATGCCATCCTGCCTGGGGCAGCCGTCCCGTTAGCATAG
- the cmk gene encoding (d)CMP kinase — protein MRRTKDCLIIAIDGPVGAGKSTAARLLAKRLGYRYVDSGAMYRALSWKALQAGLDLNDEQCLRRLADETSIALEPADDRELILVDGQEVSRQIREREVEQASSKVSIHPSVRSVMVAHQRRMAAQGGVVMDGRDIGTVVFPDADVKFYLTARLEVRARRRHLEIQAAGATRGVDELAEEIKARDARDMGRRASPLRKADEAVTIDTSDSSLSQVVDAMEEEIRRKLAAAQGFT, from the coding sequence TTGAGAAGAACGAAGGACTGCCTTATCATTGCCATCGACGGGCCCGTAGGAGCGGGCAAAAGTACGGCGGCGCGCCTGCTCGCCAAGCGGCTGGGGTACCGTTATGTCGACAGCGGGGCCATGTATCGCGCGCTGTCATGGAAGGCGCTACAGGCAGGTCTTGACCTGAACGATGAGCAATGCCTGCGGCGGTTGGCCGATGAAACCAGCATTGCCCTCGAACCTGCCGATGATCGAGAACTGATTCTTGTCGATGGACAGGAGGTCAGCCGACAGATCAGGGAGCGCGAGGTGGAACAGGCGTCTTCGAAGGTCTCTATCCATCCGAGCGTTCGTTCTGTGATGGTGGCGCACCAGCGACGAATGGCAGCCCAGGGCGGGGTCGTGATGGACGGGCGTGATATCGGTACGGTGGTCTTTCCGGACGCTGATGTGAAGTTTTATCTCACGGCTCGTTTAGAAGTGCGGGCGAGACGTCGTCACCTTGAGATACAGGCTGCGGGAGCGACTCGAGGGGTGGATGAGCTGGCCGAGGAGATCAAGGCGCGAGATGCAAGAGATATGGGGCGGCGCGCCTCGCCACTCCGAAAGGCCGACGAGGCTGTGACGATCGATACAAGCGATTCATCCCTTTCTCAGGTTGTTGATGCAATGGAAGAGGAGATCAGACGGAAGCTCGCCGCCGCACAAGGCTTTACGTGA
- a CDS encoding lysophospholipid acyltransferase family protein, whose protein sequence is MTLAPFRDLSLKKAIAYFVFNLGRLLCLVIAKVAFRLHVEGEECIPSTGPVILAANHVSFIDPVIIMVSVRRPVRFMAKKELFRSPLFGWLLRQFGTFPIDRNRINLQAFKQATSFLEAGEVVAMFPEGTRGDGIELRPAKPGIGLIAVRTGAPVVPVLHRGTEKVLPRGAWFPRPHRIVIKFGTPLRFSDAQMGKRQNQAEMFSQTIMEKIAALKRWPESGSRSGDDRTYVTGDAMPTEKRGINE, encoded by the coding sequence ATGACTCTTGCTCCTTTTCGGGATCTTTCTCTCAAAAAGGCGATTGCCTATTTCGTCTTTAACCTGGGTCGCCTTTTGTGCCTCGTCATTGCGAAGGTTGCGTTCCGCCTCCATGTCGAGGGGGAGGAGTGTATTCCCAGTACGGGACCGGTGATCCTGGCGGCGAATCACGTGAGCTTCATAGATCCCGTCATCATTATGGTCTCGGTTCGGCGCCCGGTCCGTTTCATGGCTAAAAAGGAGTTGTTTCGTTCTCCCTTGTTTGGTTGGCTGCTTCGGCAATTCGGTACTTTTCCAATCGATCGGAACCGAATCAATCTGCAGGCCTTTAAGCAGGCGACCTCATTTTTGGAAGCAGGAGAGGTCGTGGCAATGTTTCCTGAAGGGACGCGCGGAGATGGAATTGAGTTGCGGCCTGCCAAGCCTGGTATCGGACTGATTGCGGTGCGAACGGGCGCGCCGGTGGTTCCAGTGCTACATCGGGGAACGGAGAAGGTGCTCCCCAGAGGCGCATGGTTTCCCAGACCGCATCGAATCGTTATAAAGTTTGGGACGCCATTGCGGTTTTCCGATGCACAAATGGGGAAAAGACAAAACCAAGCCGAGATGTTCAGTCAGACGATCATGGAGAAGATCGCCGCTCTTAAGAGGTGGCCAGAGAGCGGTTCTCGATCAGGAGACGATCGGACGTACGTTACGGGAGACGCTATGCCGACAGAGAAGCGAGGAATCAATGAGTGA
- a CDS encoding 30S ribosomal protein S1, translating to MMSETDKVEEAVYTSMDELDRELHAQEHPQELVDLYAESMREITEGEIVRGTVLEIRNDMVLIDIGYKSEGAIPIKEFQAPSGEITVKVGDTVDVYLEQKEDSDGLIVLSREKAEKTKIWDDIRRAYEKGEVINGMILGRTKGGLTVDIGVRAFLPGSQVDLRPVRDLDRLIGKSFPMKVIKLNQRRGNIVLSRRELLEEERRTLKERTLQSLEEGKVIRGKVKNITEYGAFIDLGGLDGLLHITDMSWGRVGHPSELFAVGDEIEVVVLKFDRAAERVSLGHKQRLKDPWEDVDQRFPVGSRVRGKVVSLTDYGAFVELAEGIEGLVHISEMSWTQRVKHPSKVVTVGDSVEVVVLDVDKVNKRISLGIRQIEPNPWLSIEESYPVGTRVEGTVRNLTDFGAFVELNEGIDGLIHVSDMSWTKRVRHPSEILKRGDKVEAVVLHTDKTNRRISLGLKQSQPDPWQSTVLDKYRVGMDVKAKVVRLTDFGAFVELEDGVEGLLHISELSHERVAKPEDIVSIDQELTLRIIKLDANERKLGLSLRAYQDSQDAQDNPTDQVSSDQRPSDQQEEETAGA from the coding sequence ATGATGTCTGAGACGGACAAGGTGGAAGAGGCTGTTTACACATCGATGGACGAACTGGATCGTGAGCTTCACGCCCAGGAGCACCCCCAGGAGTTGGTTGATCTGTACGCCGAGAGCATGCGGGAAATCACAGAGGGGGAGATCGTCAGGGGGACCGTGCTGGAGATCAGGAACGATATGGTCCTGATCGACATCGGCTACAAGTCTGAAGGGGCTATACCCATTAAGGAGTTCCAGGCGCCCTCTGGAGAAATCACGGTCAAGGTTGGCGATACTGTCGATGTCTATTTGGAGCAGAAAGAGGATAGCGACGGCCTCATTGTCCTCTCGAGAGAGAAGGCGGAGAAGACCAAGATCTGGGATGATATTCGCCGGGCTTATGAGAAGGGCGAAGTCATCAATGGAATGATTCTGGGTCGCACGAAAGGCGGCCTGACAGTAGATATTGGCGTGAGGGCCTTTCTCCCCGGTTCCCAAGTTGATCTGCGGCCTGTCCGCGACCTCGACAGGTTGATCGGGAAAAGCTTCCCGATGAAGGTGATAAAGTTAAACCAGCGTCGAGGCAATATCGTATTGTCCCGGCGGGAATTGCTTGAGGAAGAGCGGCGAACCCTCAAGGAGAGGACGTTGCAATCGTTGGAAGAGGGAAAGGTCATACGAGGCAAGGTCAAAAATATTACTGAGTACGGCGCGTTCATCGACCTCGGAGGGCTGGACGGCCTGCTTCATATCACCGATATGTCCTGGGGCCGCGTCGGTCATCCTTCCGAACTTTTTGCTGTCGGCGACGAGATCGAGGTCGTTGTCCTTAAGTTTGATCGGGCGGCGGAACGGGTATCCCTTGGCCACAAGCAGCGCTTGAAGGACCCTTGGGAGGATGTGGATCAGCGGTTTCCTGTCGGCTCGCGCGTTCGCGGTAAAGTGGTAAGCTTGACCGACTATGGCGCCTTCGTTGAACTTGCCGAGGGGATCGAGGGGCTGGTTCATATCTCCGAGATGTCCTGGACGCAGCGCGTCAAACACCCCTCTAAGGTCGTGACTGTTGGAGACTCTGTAGAGGTTGTAGTTTTGGATGTGGACAAGGTCAACAAACGAATCTCTCTGGGAATTCGCCAGATCGAACCCAACCCATGGTTGTCGATCGAGGAAAGCTACCCGGTGGGGACGCGGGTCGAAGGGACCGTCAGAAACCTTACCGACTTCGGCGCATTCGTTGAGTTGAACGAGGGGATAGATGGACTGATTCACGTGTCCGACATGTCCTGGACTAAGCGAGTCCGCCATCCTTCTGAGATCTTGAAGCGAGGGGATAAAGTTGAGGCGGTTGTCTTACATACCGATAAGACGAATCGTCGAATCTCCCTCGGCCTCAAGCAGAGCCAGCCGGATCCCTGGCAATCTACCGTCCTCGATAAGTACCGCGTAGGTATGGATGTGAAGGCCAAGGTGGTTCGTCTGACCGATTTCGGGGCGTTCGTCGAATTGGAAGACGGGGTGGAGGGGCTCCTCCATATCTCCGAACTGAGCCACGAACGGGTCGCTAAGCCGGAGGACATCGTCTCTATCGACCAAGAGCTGACTCTCAGGATCATCAAGTTGGACGCCAACGAACGCAAGCTGGGGCTGAGTCTTCGCGCCTACCAGGATAGCCAGGACGCCCAGGACAATCCAACCGACCAGGTCTCCTCCGATCAGCGTCCCTCAGATCAGCAGGAAGAGGAAACCGCCGGCGCGTAA
- the sppA gene encoding signal peptide peptidase SppA, translating to MKRTWLVVSLAVFVSVLVLFSLAFSLGRWERLGGSKVALITVEGVILDSKEVIEQLEKYRANPSVKAIVLRINSPGGGVAPSQEIYEEVLKTRQADKKPVVASLGSVAASGGYYVASATDLIVANPGSITGSIGVLLQIPNFSGLLQKIGVKSVVVKSGQHKDLASPTREMTDAERQILQGMLDDVHNQFIDVVAKGRQIDRKKVEAIADGRIFSGREAQSLGLVDHLGNLQDAIDRAGTLAGIRGKPTVIQERKRGLFLIDLLRGSLSLFDIDLPIHPPSTLSVNYLLW from the coding sequence ATGAAACGGACTTGGTTGGTCGTCAGTCTGGCGGTGTTCGTCAGCGTGCTCGTCCTTTTCAGCCTTGCCTTCTCGCTCGGTAGATGGGAGCGGTTGGGCGGAAGTAAGGTTGCGCTGATCACGGTCGAAGGCGTCATCCTGGATTCAAAGGAGGTGATCGAGCAACTTGAAAAATATCGAGCAAACCCGTCCGTGAAGGCCATTGTCCTCAGGATCAACAGTCCGGGTGGCGGGGTTGCCCCCTCTCAAGAGATCTATGAAGAGGTCCTCAAGACCCGCCAGGCCGACAAGAAACCTGTCGTTGCCTCCTTGGGGAGCGTTGCTGCGTCGGGTGGATATTATGTTGCGAGCGCGACGGATCTTATTGTGGCCAATCCCGGCTCTATCACTGGAAGCATAGGCGTGCTGCTCCAGATTCCAAACTTTTCCGGCCTTTTGCAAAAAATCGGGGTGAAGTCGGTGGTCGTCAAGAGCGGCCAGCACAAGGATCTCGCCTCTCCCACCCGCGAGATGACCGATGCCGAGCGCCAGATCCTTCAGGGGATGCTGGACGATGTGCACAACCAGTTCATCGATGTGGTCGCCAAGGGCAGGCAAATAGATCGTAAGAAGGTCGAGGCAATAGCTGACGGGCGGATTTTCAGCGGGCGAGAAGCACAATCACTTGGCCTGGTAGACCATCTTGGTAATCTTCAGGACGCAATTGATCGGGCGGGAACTCTAGCTGGGATCCGCGGGAAACCGACAGTCATCCAGGAGCGGAAGCGGGGACTTTTTCTTATTGATCTACTACGTGGTAGCTTGAGTCTGTTTGACATTGATCTGCCGATCCATCCACCCTCAACCCTCTCTGTCAACTATCTTCTCTGGTGA
- a CDS encoding HU family DNA-binding protein has translation MTKADLVELVAAQVRLTKKDTEVVIDTILESISKALASNDDGKVELRGFGSFRTRQRRARQGRNPQSGDAVHVPPKRIPFFKPGKELRRLIDS, from the coding sequence ATGACGAAGGCCGACTTGGTTGAATTAGTTGCTGCCCAAGTGCGTCTGACCAAAAAGGATACTGAAGTTGTCATTGATACCATCCTCGAAAGCATCTCAAAGGCGCTGGCTTCAAACGATGACGGGAAGGTGGAACTCCGTGGCTTCGGGAGCTTTCGCACCAGGCAACGGCGCGCACGGCAAGGTCGCAATCCCCAAAGTGGCGATGCAGTCCACGTTCCTCCGAAGCGAATCCCCTTCTTTAAGCCTGGCAAGGAATTAAGACGGCTCATCGACAGCTAG
- a CDS encoding HIT domain-containing protein yields MESLWAPWRMAYVENAWLSSSCIFCETASTQQDEKNFILYRGQSVFILMNLYPYNPGHVMIAPYRHVDDLNKLTAAEQLELIQEAARSTSLLRQTMNPDGFNLGMNQGKAAGAGVEDHLHLHIVPRWNGDTNFMPIVAATKVIPEELAATHRKLAPIFRETQK; encoded by the coding sequence ATGGAATCGCTGTGGGCGCCATGGAGAATGGCTTATGTGGAAAATGCCTGGCTTTCATCAAGCTGTATATTCTGTGAAACAGCATCAACTCAGCAGGACGAAAAGAACTTTATCCTGTATCGTGGCCAGTCCGTCTTCATCCTGATGAATCTGTATCCATACAATCCTGGACATGTCATGATTGCTCCATATCGGCATGTCGATGATCTCAACAAGCTGACTGCAGCAGAGCAGCTCGAGCTTATCCAAGAGGCCGCGAGAAGCACATCGCTTTTGCGTCAGACCATGAATCCGGATGGGTTCAACCTCGGCATGAATCAGGGAAAGGCTGCAGGGGCCGGTGTTGAAGATCATCTGCACCTACATATTGTGCCGCGTTGGAACGGGGACACCAATTTTATGCCTATCGTGGCTGCAACGAAGGTCATCCCCGAAGAACTGGCTGCAACCCATCGGAAACTCGCCCCCATCTTCCGTGAGACTCAGAAATGA
- a CDS encoding bifunctional nuclease family protein, producing the protein MLIKMTVRGIALDPITNMPIVILKDPEESRALPIWVGIFEANAIALELEKVSTPRPMTHDLLKNILDGLGITVQQITVNDLKENTFYATIDLNYNGSVVSIDSRPSDAIALALRTNAPIFVAENVVAQAKNIEVSEEKEETDKWKEWLENLKPEDFGKYKM; encoded by the coding sequence ATGCTCATTAAGATGACAGTACGCGGTATTGCGCTGGATCCGATCACGAATATGCCGATTGTGATCCTGAAGGATCCGGAGGAGAGCCGCGCCCTTCCGATATGGGTTGGAATCTTTGAAGCGAATGCTATTGCACTCGAACTCGAAAAGGTATCGACGCCTCGACCGATGACCCACGACCTACTTAAAAATATCCTGGATGGACTGGGCATCACCGTTCAGCAGATTACCGTCAATGACCTGAAAGAGAATACGTTCTATGCAACCATCGACCTGAATTACAACGGTAGCGTCGTCAGTATCGACTCCAGGCCGAGCGATGCCATTGCATTGGCTCTCCGCACGAACGCCCCGATCTTTGTCGCCGAAAACGTCGTAGCGCAAGCTAAGAACATCGAGGTCTCAGAAGAGAAAGAAGAAACGGACAAATGGAAAGAGTGGCTTGAGAATCTTAAACCGGAAGATTTTGGCAAATACAAGATGTGA
- the bfr gene encoding bacterioferritin, whose protein sequence is MQGHPQIIELLNRVLRKELTGINQYFLHSKMCEGWGYQVLAKAILEESIEEMKHADKIVERILFLDGIPHISEFDQLAIGRNVRQQLENDLALEMAALQILNPGVQLCIELQDNGSRELLERITVDEERHVGWIETQLHRISELGYENYLAEQMNEKS, encoded by the coding sequence ATGCAAGGACATCCGCAGATCATCGAGCTGTTGAACCGCGTGCTCCGGAAAGAGTTAACCGGGATCAATCAGTACTTTCTGCACTCTAAAATGTGTGAAGGCTGGGGTTATCAGGTCCTGGCCAAGGCGATCCTCGAGGAATCGATTGAGGAGATGAAACATGCCGACAAGATCGTCGAGCGTATTCTGTTCCTTGACGGGATCCCACATATCTCCGAGTTTGATCAGCTTGCGATCGGCCGCAACGTCCGGCAGCAGTTGGAGAACGATCTCGCACTGGAGATGGCCGCGCTCCAAATCCTGAACCCTGGTGTGCAGCTCTGCATCGAGCTTCAAGACAACGGAAGCCGAGAGTTACTCGAGCGCATCACTGTGGATGAAGAACGTCATGTAGGGTGGATCGAGACGCAACTCCACAGGATCAGCGAGTTAGGGTATGAGAACTACCTGGCAGAGCAGATGAACGAGAAGAGCTAA